A window of the Cannabis sativa cultivar Pink pepper isolate KNU-18-1 chromosome X, ASM2916894v1, whole genome shotgun sequence genome harbors these coding sequences:
- the LOC133032646 gene encoding uncharacterized protein LOC133032646 — protein MDSATQVSLILNSLTPAFLPYTSNYVMNKKEIDFHELVNDLQTYENFIGGPKKKGSKPHNPCNGNGTIKPEANVASASKPKSKKKWKNTKKRTKAMKRATPSGDATLKGKCFYCNEKGHWKPSVLNFLQRNKAKLLELN, from the exons atggacagtgctactcaagttagtcttatcttgaatagcctgactccagcatttctaccatatacatcaaattatgtcatgaataagaaggaaattgattttcatgaattagtcaatgaccttcaaacttatgaaaattttattggaggacccaagaagaaagggagtaaacctcataatccttgtaatggtaatgggacgataaaacctgaagcaaatgttgcttctgcttcaaagcccaaatcgaagaagaagtggaagaacaccaagaagcgaacaaaagccatgaaaagggctactccttctggtgatgctacacttaaaggaaagtgtttctactgcaatgagaaaggtcattggaaacccagtgtcctaaacttcttgcaaagaaacaag gccaagctacttgaactcaattaa